In the genome of Streptomyces sp. P3, the window TGGAGTGCGCGGTCATCGGGGTGGCGGACGACAAGTGGGGCGAGGTGCCCCGCGCGGTCGTCGTGCCCCGCGAGGGCGTCACTCTCGACCCCGGCGGGGTGCTGGCCTTCCTGGCGGGCCGGCTCGCCAGGTACAAGATCCCCAAGTCGGTGGTGATCACCGACGAACTGCCGCGCACCGCCTCCGGAAAGCTCCTCAAAGCCCGGGTGCGCTCCCGGTTCGGCACCCATTCCTGAACGACTCCGCCATGAGCAACTCCTTTGTGAGGAACGGTATATGAGCATCATCGTCAATGGCCTGGACGAGCTGAGGAAGCTGTCCGGCAGCGACCTGGGCACCAGCGAGTGGATCGAGGTCACCCAGGAGCGCATCGACACGTTCGCCGACGCGACCGGGGACCACCAGTGGATCCACGTGGACCCGGAGAAGGCCGCGGCAGGACCCTTCGGAGCGCCGATCGCCCACGGGTACCTGACCCTCTCCCTCTTCATCCCTCTCTTCACCGAGCTGCTCGACGTCCAGGGCGTCACGACCAAGGTCAACTACGGCCTGAACAAAGTTCGCTTCCCCTCGCCGGTCAAGGTCGGCTCGCGGATCCGTCTCGTCGGCAAGCTGACCGACGTCGAGGACGTCCCGGGCGGGGTGCAGATCACCGTCGACGGGGCCATCGAGATCGAGGGGGGCGCGAAGCCCGCGGCCGTGCTGCAGAGCCTCTCGCGGTTCTACGGATAAGGGCCGATCCCGAGCAGAGCGGGGTGCGGGGGTGCGGGGAACCGCGGACCGGTCGTCGCCGGCCGCGCGGTTCCCCGCACCCCCTTCGGCGACGCGCCTCAGCTCACGACGTCCACGAAGACCGGGTTCGAGTAGAACCAGGTGTCCGCCCACGGGTCGCCGTTGCCCGGCTCGTGCGGGACCGGGCCTCGCGGGTCCACCGAAGCGCCCAGGTAACCGGTTCCACTGCGGTTGCCGTCGCTGCCGCGCAGCCGGACGTAGAAGGACTCGTCGCCCACCGGCAGCGGGACGCGCAGGGTGTACGTGCCCGTGCGGCCGCTCACGTCGGTGGAGCGCACCACCCTGGTGTCGGGCGCCCGCCAGGAGTCGCGGTCGGCCACCGGGCCGCGCACCGCGCCGCGGATCACGTCCACGTGCGCCAACTCCGGCAGGATCCCCTGCGGGTTGGGGCGGGAGGCGGTGGTCACCGTGATGTCCAGGGTGAGCTTCTCGCCCCTGCGCACCCGCAGCCGTCCGCCGAGGGTGACGCCCCGGCCGCCGTCGTACTGACGCCGCAGCCGCACCTCGAGTCCGTCCAGCAGGTGCCCGTGGTCCAGCCAGACGCGGCCCTCGCGCAGTCCCGTCATCACCGCGCGGTAGCCGTACCGGGTGACGCCCACATGGGTGCGGCTGAACTGGCCCGGCCAGAAGTCGCTGCCCGGCTGCGGGGTGTCGGTGTCCACCGGGTCCGGCAGCCTGCCGGTGTCGTCGAAGGTCTGCCCGGCCGGCCAGTCGCCGTTCTTCCAGGTGTCGAAGACGGTCCGGTGGTTGTCGGAGTTGGTGGTGATCGTGAACAGCCGGCCCTCGGCCAGCATCGAGTCCCACAGGCCGCCCACGGTCGCGGTCGCCCAGTCGAAGCCGCCGTACGTGAGGTACGCGTCCGCCGGATAGCCCGCCCAGGACTGCGCCGACGGCTTGTTCTCGTACTCGCCGCGGATCGACGTGGCGCCGCGCCGGCCGGGGAGCGCCGCGCCCTGGGCGCCGGGCGCGCCCTCCATGCCGATCATGATCTCGGGGGCCGCGTCGCGCCAGCCGCGCATCTCGTGCGGGGAGTCGATGCCCAGCCGCAGCGGGTGGTTGGCGAGTACGAGGACGTCGTCGACGTAACCGGTGCGACGCTGTTCGGCCAGCCACTTCACGGCCTTCACCGCGTGCGCCTCGTTGCGGGCGGTGTCGGCGTCGGCGGCGCCGCCCTTGTCGTACCCCAGCAGTTTGCCGTCGTAGGCGAGCTCGAACCGGGTGAGCAGGTCGACCTCGTGCGGGCCGGGCGCGGCGAACACCGTGCAGTGCTCGGCGGCCGGGATGTACCACTCCAGCCCCTGGAAGATCAGCTGTCGCGGGTTCGCGGCGCGGGCCCTGACGATCTCCTGGTGCTCCAGCGCGGCGCCGTGACGGGCGTGCCCGAAGTTGGAGTGCTCGTTGAACACCATCCAGTCCAGGCCGTACCGGGCGGCGGCCCGCGCCTGCTGGGAGAACGTGTACTTCGCGTCGTGGCTGTACACCGAGTGCACGTGGTGGTCGCCGACGAGATAGGCCAGACGCGGGTCCTCGCCGCCGCAGCCCCTCCCGCCCGCCGCGGCCGGACCGGCGAGGGCGGGCGCGGCCGCGCCGGCCAGTGTGAACGCGGCGCCGAACAGTCCGGCGCGGCACAGGAGTCGGCGCCGGGACACGCCCTGGGGGTCGAGCGCGGCGGGGGAGACGGACGGGTCGGCCCAGGCGGGCAGCTGCTGCTCGGTCATCGGAACGTCCATGGGTCTCAGTGGTTCAGGAAGGAGGTCACGGGCAGCGCCCGTTCGACGATGCGCACGTCGCCGAGGCGGCCGTGCAGGATCTGGTCGATCCGTCCGGCGTACGTGTAGCCGCCGAGCAGCCACGGCAGCCCGACGGAGGCGATGCCGACGGCCACCGCCTTGGGGTTGCGGACCACGGGACAGCCCTCGACGTACAGCGTGGTGTGCCGGCCGTCGTTGACGACGGCGAGGTGCCACCAGGTCTCCAGCGGCGTCTCCTGGCCCCAGTTGGTGGCGATGCCCTGCTGGTTCAGCGGACGCGTCGCCCACTGCGGTTCCCGGTCGTCGGAGAGCGAGAGGGTGGCGAGCGGTTCGTCCGGGTCGTCGGCGGACTTGCCCGCGGCGCCGCCCGTGCCGGTCCGGCCGACCAGCCCCGACCAGGCATGGTGCGCCGGGTCCCAGTCGGCGGGAAGGCGGTAGAACGCCTCGATGGTGTAACCCTGCGCGAAGGTCGCCGAGTTCAGCGGGGCGCCGTCGACCGTGCGCAGACAGGCGCCCCGCAGCGGGGACTTGAAGCCCCGGAACTCCAGGCTGCCGTGTCCGGGCTGGTCGGGATGGTGGTCGGACGACCAGCCGAGCGTGCCGCCGCCGACCGCGACGACCGTGAGGTCGTTGCCCCGCCCGGACAGGTCACGCACGGTCCCGGAGACGGCCGAGCCGTCGGTGTGTCCGTCGAACCGCCAGTACGCGGCCGTGCCCGGCACGAGGACCTTCGACACGGGCCGCGCCGGACGGGCCGGCACCGGGTCGAACCCGGCGAAGCGCTCGGCGAAGTCGATGCCGACCGTGAACCGGTCGGCATCGCCGCTCAGTTCG includes:
- a CDS encoding MaoC family dehydratase, coding for MSIIVNGLDELRKLSGSDLGTSEWIEVTQERIDTFADATGDHQWIHVDPEKAAAGPFGAPIAHGYLTLSLFIPLFTELLDVQGVTTKVNYGLNKVRFPSPVKVGSRIRLVGKLTDVEDVPGGVQITVDGAIEIEGGAKPAAVLQSLSRFYG
- a CDS encoding PHP domain-containing protein, with amino-acid sequence MTEQQLPAWADPSVSPAALDPQGVSRRRLLCRAGLFGAAFTLAGAAAPALAGPAAAGGRGCGGEDPRLAYLVGDHHVHSVYSHDAKYTFSQQARAAARYGLDWMVFNEHSNFGHARHGAALEHQEIVRARAANPRQLIFQGLEWYIPAAEHCTVFAAPGPHEVDLLTRFELAYDGKLLGYDKGGAADADTARNEAHAVKAVKWLAEQRRTGYVDDVLVLANHPLRLGIDSPHEMRGWRDAAPEIMIGMEGAPGAQGAALPGRRGATSIRGEYENKPSAQSWAGYPADAYLTYGGFDWATATVGGLWDSMLAEGRLFTITTNSDNHRTVFDTWKNGDWPAGQTFDDTGRLPDPVDTDTPQPGSDFWPGQFSRTHVGVTRYGYRAVMTGLREGRVWLDHGHLLDGLEVRLRRQYDGGRGVTLGGRLRVRRGEKLTLDITVTTASRPNPQGILPELAHVDVIRGAVRGPVADRDSWRAPDTRVVRSTDVSGRTGTYTLRVPLPVGDESFYVRLRGSDGNRSGTGYLGASVDPRGPVPHEPGNGDPWADTWFYSNPVFVDVVS